A window of Thiocapsa bogorovii genomic DNA:
AGCGCGTACGTCCGTTCGAGGTACGCGGCAGCCGGTGCGAATGCACGGGCCTTTCGTATTTCGCGATCGAGCGATAGCCAACCTGTCGAATCGGATACCGCTCTCCGTCTTGTACCGCCGACCAGGACGCAACACAATCCCGCCGCAGGCTCCCGAAGCATCCCGGTCAGTCGTCGTTGCGACACTCCTCGCGGTCCTCGGCATCGCCGCTGCGATGACATTCCGTTTGGCCCCGATTCAGCGAGGCGGAGCCGAAGGATTCGGATGTGGATATTCCAGGCCGGCACGCCGGCGGTTTCCAGCGCAGGAACCAACGCCGCCATCATCGGGGGCGGGCCGCAGACATCGCATTCGTAACGGCCGAGGTTTAGTGCCGCTTGCAGAAGTCGGATAGCCGATGCAGCGCCGCGCCCGCTTCGCCGCCAACGCGTTGGGTTTGCAGTGCGCGGAACTTGCCTCGGAAGCGATGACGGGCGACCAGGGCGAAACCGGCCACCTGCGCGAGAATCAGAACGCCGATCAGGCTTGAAAGGGTTGCGGTACTCATGATGCCTGTCCGATCAAAGTGGTCCCCGGTGGCCCGCCGACACAGATGCCGCACTCGGCCACCGGGGATGAGATCAAGGTCCGATCTCGACGCAGCCCGAGAAGGCTCAGTCGTCCCAGCGTCCGTGACCGGGGATGGAGACCTGCTTTTCGTTGTAGACACCCTCGGCGGCGCCGCGGTGGCAACTGTTGCACTGGCTGAAGCTGCCGACCTCCGGGTTGCCGGTCACCAGACGGGCCGGGATTTCGTCGTGCTCATGCAGGAAATAGCGGGTCTCGGTGATGCGCGGGAGCGCCGTCCCTTGGCCCAACGCCGATGTGTTCGCGCTCACCGCAAAGGCTCGCGAGCGCGAACGCTCGGCTTGGTCGGCCGAGTTGCTCAGCAGAAACGCGGTGATATCGGCGCGGACGTCGTCGGCCAGCGAGGCGTCGTCGCCGTAGTGGTCGCTCAACCCGGCTGGACTCATGATCTGCGTCCAGGCATCGCCGGGCAGCAAACCCGGCTGATAGGCCATGTGGCAGGAGCCGCATTCCTCGCTGTAGGTCGCATTCACGACCGGGGCGACATCGGGGCGGGATTTCAGCCAACCGTCGCCTTTTTCATGCCTTTCGTGATCGTCGTCGTCGGAATCGCCGAGCGCCAAGCCGACGGCGCCCAATGAAAGGATTGCGATGGCCAGTATGGCGACCGTCTTTGTCGATGTGCGCATGGGGGGCAGCTCCTGATTACTGGGT
This region includes:
- a CDS encoding diheme cytochrome c, with product MRTSTKTVAILAIAILSLGAVGLALGDSDDDDHERHEKGDGWLKSRPDVAPVVNATYSEECGSCHMAYQPGLLPGDAWTQIMSPAGLSDHYGDDASLADDVRADITAFLLSNSADQAERSRSRAFAVSANTSALGQGTALPRITETRYFLHEHDEIPARLVTGNPEVGSFSQCNSCHRGAAEGVYNEKQVSIPGHGRWDD